cttttattgaaaaactttatcaagatcgtttaaaaaataataaatgtgaagtCAAGGGTTGAGCTTATATtggttctttgtgtttttaataaaatatcagtgAACCGAATAATAGGAAGAAGGATGTGTTTGATGAAAACTCAATCAACCATAAAAAGAgattattttcttcaaacaaaaataaaataaaacattctcacAGGACTTTTCTTCCTCGCAGagctgcttttttcagtttcttaacCATCATTTGGACAAATGTACGCActgacagaaatgtttttgtggaaaatccCCCAGTCTGTACCGGGGGCGCCTGTAGGTGTCGTTGCAGNNNNNNNNNNNNNCCCCCCCGGTTCCTATCACCACCTCCTCCCCCTCATGAGCAGCATCTCTTCACCTGATGTTGTTTTGCACTCTGGGAATCAGGATCCACACGCTCCGTATACACGCCGCATTTTACGCATCAAGCAGGATTCCCTTTGTTCCGGTTAAATCTCTCCATGAAGCCTTTttggaaaatgctgaaaattcGTCGCTCTTTCCTGGTTTTTGTGAGTTTCATCAAACTGTCTCCTTTTCCTCGCACCGTCTTCGTCTTCACCCTGGTGGTTGTTTTTCCCTTTGGGTTTGAGTGACTTTGGAAATGCGGACTTCCTCCCTCCCTGCCCTGGACTTGTGTCAATCTCTCCCGCCGCATCTCGCGGCTTTGACGCTCACTCACTGTCACCTGCACGGCGCCCGACGCAACTCATTAACCGGTCAGCTGCTTCTTCTGCCCTGCGGGAAGttgtttgttctgtttattCGTTCGTTGCACTAAACGAAACATCCAtaagtgagatttttttattgtttttcttccaaaacGTTCAGAAAACAATATATTTCAGGATAGTCAGTTTCTCTGATGAAAACCTACAATGTGATTGATGCGCCTTAAGAGCCCAGCTGAATGTTCTGCTGATGCTTTAgatgtttcctgttttattcTGGGTAATATTGCGCAGAAATCAGGGTTTTACGCACGGAAATTCGCTTTTACGCACGCACCATCGCTGCGCAATGGGTGCCCAGACGGAGATGGGAGGAGAAAAGCGCATCTCCGGAGGGCATGAGGAGTGTCAGACTCAAGGTGACTTCAGCAGCCAGGGGCAGCCGCGGCCCCGCCAATAGTTGCGGCTCCAGCATGCCCCCCTCCTGGCACAATGACTCCGAGTGCCTCCTTCCAAACTGCAGCTGGGAGGAGACCAGCAACGGCACCCGGGACCTGGAGTTTCCTCTGCCGCCACTCAATTACTACTCCATCCCTCTTCTTGCGGCCATCACCGCCGCGTGCACGCTCCTGTTTCTGGTCGGAGTGACCGGAAACGTCATGACTATCCTGGTGGTCGGCAGGTACAGGGACATGCGAACTACCACCAACTTGTACCTGTGCAGCATGGCTGTTTCCGACCTGCTCATTTTCCTCTGCATGCCTCTGGACCTGTACCGCATGTGGAGGTACCGGCCGTGGCGCCTCGGGGACGCGCTCTGCAAACTCTTCCAGTTTGTGTCGGAGTCGTGCACGTACTCGACCATACTGAGCATCACTGCCCTGTCGGTGGAGCGCTACCTGGCCATCTGTTTCCCGCTGCGCGCAAAGGCTCTGGTCACCAAACGGCGTGTGCGCGCTCTGATTTTCTTCCTCTGGACAGTGTCTCTTCTGAGCGCCGGGCCCGTGTTCGTCATGGTGGGAGTGGAGAGGGACATCACGGAGCCTCCCAACTTCAGCTCGTGGATCAACGGGACGGGCTTGTTTTTGGACGTTGGGGACACGCGGGAGTGCAGGATGACGCACTACGCCGTGGAGTCCGGCCTGATGGAGGCCATGGTGTGGCTGAGCTCGGTGTTCTTCTTCATGCCAGTGTTCTGTCTAACGGTGCTCTACAGCCTGATAGGCCGCCGGCTGTGGCAGAGGCACAGAGAGACCAGCGTGAGCTCCCGAGTGGCTCACAGGGACAAAAGCAACAGACAAACCATCAAGATGCTGGGTGAGTTTGGAGGACGCGCAAATTACGCACCAGACGCACCGatatatggagctaaattgaggccaatattaattgaaaacccaaataaaacaaattgaaaaaatatatattggtGTTTAGCCCAAAAACCAATTAAATTGTCtaaaactttttaccataaaaaaattaaaataaatattctcagatttaaatgtttgacttttaagGTTTCGAATCTCAAAAAGtcaatttcaaaactgttttttaagtttcaaatcttaaattttttctttttgattttgaaatgttcgattcaaaagggaaaaaaaagatttgagcctgaaaaaagttttgaaacttgacattttaagTTGTGAAACCTTCaataatgaagtttattttagtttagcaaaaagtttcagacattttaattaatttactttttgggccgaaaaacaatatttttgtatttgttttatttgagtttcaaataatattggccccattTTAGCTCCatataaatattgtttatgtATATGAAGAATAAATAATTATCCACATTCTCTTCTTCTGCAGTGGTGGTGGTTCTGGCCTTCGTCCTCTGCTGGTTACCGTTCCACGTGGGTCGGTACCTGCAGTTCCGCTCCCTCGACGCGCCTTCCCCACTACTGTCCGTGCTGTCCGAGTACTGCAGCTTGGTGTCCGTAGTTCTCTTCTACCTGAGCGCTGCAATAAACCCGGTCCTCTACAACACCATGTCCTGGAAGTACCGGGGCGCAGCGGCGCGCCTCTTTGGCCTCGCCGACAGCCATCCGGCACGGGGCCGCACCGCCAGCACCGTGAAGGGAGACAGCTCCATCGGATGGACAGAATCCACAATCAGCCTGTGAGCTGGAGGTTCAAGTATTCCGTTTTCTCATGTTCAGAAAAAGTCACCAGAAAGCCATAAAGTCCACCAGAGACCGTCTGCAAAgagggaagagaaaaaaaagccaaaactatagaataaaaactgcagttccaagtgttttttttttccacaagtgCCATGGATCCATGCAAGACAATGAGTGGATGGGCACTCACACCTCAAGTGCTCAAGATGAACGCTTGTTCATGCATGCGCATACACGCTCCTGAACAAATCAGACTTTGACAAATGCCTTATTTTGCTTCCATAATCCAAATATCAAGAATAGCACTACAGACTGAGGAGCATGAAACACATTCTGAACGTAGTGTGCTAAAGCTGCTGCACATTAAGATTTACACAAGATGGACAGGAGCTGCTGGGTTTTCTTAGAGATTTGGGAAAAACGTTTGCAGAATAAACCCATGAAGCATCAATACGACAATATGGATACTAttattacttttaatgtaatgtaaaagttaaccctttaatactggagctccagtgttaatgttatttgatttactgagattttttttaattgtgaacaTAATCAACATAAAGAAAAGTAGCATtctctgtgataatgctagtgtgaatgctttttgctgaaagaagtCGCTaaggctttttgctgaaaatggtgacgcaatttacttcaatttgctaaaagactggaaatgttgtcAAAGAACTATGAaggagcgctgaagttgacctaaatttcagaaacatttggtgtaaaattgctttaaaatccctaataaatgaaaattttgcAAGAAAGggttagtgtgttgcttaaatgagTTAAACTCCAAGtgaaccccccaaaaaaccttagttgatgccaagttagccaaaaaacaagtagctaaactccaaaattgtctaaaattaCCCAGTAAATTATATCAGTCAAAAAGAGCCTGTTGCtgaaaatagaagctaaactctaaattagcctagcaAAACATAtgtagataacaaattggccaaaaaagttagcatgttgcaaaaatattagctaaactccaaactaccacaaaaaaaccctcagtagatgccaaattagcccctaAAAGGCTAGCAGGTTGcctaaaaactagctaaactccaaaatagcctaaaattccccaatAAACTTAAtcagtcaaaaaagttagcctgttgctaaaatagaagctaaactctagattagcctaaaaaccccagtagacaacaaattagccaaaaacgttagcatgttgctacaatattagttaaactccaaaatagcatgaaaaacctcagtagataccaaaatgagctagcataatgctaatattagccattttttaaaaattactataaaagatgaaaacatagctcatgaatatatttgaaggcttgttgctaatttacttaaaaatactaaatttgaagatgttcatttttatgggggatattttactcaatatttcaaaaactataaagttaagaatatcaaaaaaaaagacaaaaactaagcagtaatgtcctgaacgagctgaacggtTTGATACCAAGATACCAGAAATCACacaattacattgatcgtgttaactaTTGTTAAgtcacagtatgttaaagattttgtgtttaagcgtcaccaggtgttaaagggttaattgctCTACAATACAAATCAGAGCAACTGATAAATTTGAAGAGAACATTTGatctaaaatgtgaaaactagctttttaaaacattttttaagttaaaactaAACaaggtcattaaaaaaatgcaacaaatgtttaaaagaacACTATAAGttaattgaatcaattaacaaaagttctgtaattctttatatttaacattaaatttcatcaagttaaaattttgagttaatggTTTAGTCAacttaaaaatttgatttgataaactaataattttttttaattgtttcactttttacagtgtaaaaaacATACAAGTTTTATTCCAAAGGATTTGAAAGGCCATTTATGTTGAGTAACATTAACTTTTTGAACTGCACAATTATATCTCCAAACCAGCAGATCATAAAATCCCCAAATTATcccaaacatgtttaaataaagtaataaaagtcTCTCTAACTTAAAACATGttctgaaaattaaataaaaaaggcaatgaactgaaaataaaagtataacgAAAGTTTTCTCTTGGGTTTCATCATCTGGACTGAcaggaaaatgatcatttgtaaataaatgctTCACAACAGTTCAAATTACTGCAGCCTCAACTTCTGTATATTATGTGTAAACATGTACAGTGCTTGTATGTCattctatttattaaaatccTGAAGGtataacagtttaaaaaaaagacaaaagcatcatttttattttaaaacaatgttttatccTCATCTGATGTTTGTCTGTGATAAAGTTTTatctgaaactttgtttttggtaatttcacctttttttgtgtCGTCTGTTTGCTgacatttgcataaaaatgtcCGTTCTTCTGAGGCGGACGTTGGATGTTCAGTCGATTGAAGCAGAACATCAAGAGTTCACAGCTGAGAAGATGAGCACTGTCGCCTCGCAGAGGAAACCGATCACTTTAAACACTCATTGTTCcagttaaaacagatttttttctcccctgCATGCTTTAGGTTCCTTCGATGTCCAGAAAGACGATCAAAGAGATAgtctgtgaaacattttttaaatagaagcttcagatcatcatgaaaatggctttttaagacatttaggttgtggaatttgtgttaaaaacttcataatcataaagAAAACTCTactggaaaagttttttttttaataaaaaaattgacaaaggGGACTTTCAAAAGTctcaaaagctttgaaaatttggaaataaggccttaaaaacattaaaaagtcgtacattttgatattttggtcttaaaaatggtgtagtttaaaacagacttttctcGTCTAaggttatttttattaaataattatgtaAGTAAAAAAGCTGGTACGTTCCGGTACTGCGTATGGGTATAGGATCCGGCCGTGATTTGCTCGACTGCGTGTGCGGTTTAAGGTTTTTATCCGCTACCTCTGTCACTACCCTAAACTAACCCACTGAGCATGCATGTCATATGGGGTACGTTTGATTTGTTCTCCAGGGACGCTCAATTCATTCACTTTCAAGTAATCATATTTCTATGCAAGTTGAAAGTTGGTTTGTTGGACCCATTTacaaggtcttaaaaagtcttaaatttaacttgaagacaCGATTTTTGTTAGAATTCATGTTATCAGTAAGGCAATTAAATAGTTAGAAGAGCGTTAGAGATTATGTTTGCACCCAATGCCGATTATGTTTGCGGCATTGCTGAACACCTGTTGGTTTTGATTAACGGTTTCAATTTTGCACTAGGCGAAACTAATTTCTAACCCCTACCCGGCTATTTTACTCatggttttaattttattggagACTGAGGAAACGGACTCCATCATAGTGTCCCAGACCGAAAATGTAGAACAGGTGGAGACTGAGGAAACAGACTCCATCATAGTGTCCCAGACCGAAAATGAAGAATGGGTGGAGACTGAGGAAACAGACTCCATCATGATAGTGACTAAAGACCTTGAGATTTCTAAAGAACCTTCTNNNNNNNNNNNNNNNNNNNNNNNNNNNNNNNNNNNNNNNNNNNNNNNNNNNNNNNNNNNNNNNNNNNNNNNNNNNNNNNNNNNNNNNNNNNNNNNNNNNNNNNNNNNNNNNNNNNNNNNNNNNNNNNNNNNNNNNNNNNNNNNNNNNNNNNNNNNNNNNNNNNNNNNNNNNNNNNNNNNNNNNNNNNNNNNNNNNNNNNNNNNNNNNNNNNNNNNNNNNNNNNNNNNNNNNNNNNNNNNNNNNNNNNNNNNNNNNNNNNNNNNNNNNNNNNNNNNNNNNNNNNNNNNNNNNNNNNNNNNNNNNNNNNNNNNNNNNNNNNNNNNNNNNNNNNNNNNNNNNNNNNNNNNNNNNNNNNNNNNNNNNNNNNNNNNNNNNNNNNNNNNNNNNNNNNNNNNNNNNNNNNNNNNNNNNNNNNNNNNNNNNNNNNNNNNNNNNNNNNNNNNNNNNNNNNNNNNNNNNNNNNNNNNNNNNNNNNNNNNNNNNNNNNNNNNNNNNNNNNNNNNNNNNNNNNNNNNNNNNNNNNNNNNNNNNNNNNNNNNNNNNNNNNNNNNNNNNNNNNNNNNNNNNNNNNNNNNNNNNNNNNNNNNNNNNNNNNNNNNNNNNNNNNNNNNNNNNNNNNNNNNNNNNNNNNNNNNNNNNNNNNNNNNNNNNNNNNNNNNNNNNNGGTGCAGGGGTTTGAGGGCTCTGTAATCCTAGAAGCTGTTCTCATTGGGTTAACCCTCTTGTTAGGGTCTCCCATTGCAAACAGGTCCAAGGTGACAGGCCAGACTAAGAGCGGGTCTGAAAGTCATTATAGAAAATGCTACATCTAagttaagtttttcttttcttttttaaaaactgtaggGGAGACAGTGAGCAAAATCTGTGTGAAAAttgcaggggaaaaaaaaactaattttttggttaaaagtgNNNNNNNNNNNNNNNNNNNNNNNNNNNNNNNNNNNNNNNNNNNNNNNNNNNNNNNNNNNNNNNNNNNNNNNNNNNNNNNNNNNNNNNNNNNNNNGTCGTCACTTCCAGATTTGGACCTCACTTTGTTGGTCTAAAACTCTTGCTGGTCCTCAGTATGGGCTAAGTCTGGGaatacacaaaacacacatacacccTCTCcatgaaccgccaccttaacgtggtgcaGGGGTTTGAGGGCTCTGTAATCCTAGAAGCTGTTCTCATTGGGTTAACCTTCTTGTTAGGGTCTCCCATTGCAAACAGGTCCTAGGTGACAAGTCGGACTAAGAGCGGTTCTGAAAATCATTATAGAAAATGCTACATCTAAGTTacctttttctcttcttttttaaaaactgtaggGGAGACAGTGAGCAAAATCTCTGTGAAAAttgcaggggaaaaaaaactaattttttgtgtgggtttttgtgAGACTTACTGGGAAGCATCTATGTGTAGAGTAGAGctgttttcaatgaaaaaaaagggaagccCGGAAAATGTCCTCACTTCCAGATTTGGACCTCACTTTGTTGGTCTAAAACTCTTGCTGGTCCTCAGTACGGGCTAAGTCTGggaaacacacaacacacacatacacacacacaccccctccgtgaaccgccaccttaacgtggtgcaGGGGTTGAGGGCTCTGTGATCCTAGAAGCTGTTCTCATTGGGTTAATCCTCTTGTTAGGGTCTCCCATTGCAAACAAGTCCTAGGTGACAAGTCGGACTAAGAGCGGTTCTGAAAGTCATTATAGAAAATGCTACATCTAagttaactttttcttttcttttctttttttgctggaaTTGTTTAACCAGATGCTCTCTACTGGATTAAGGAGACAAGATCACACTCACTAGACACTCAAAGTATTGAATGAACTTATCTTTACTGCTGTAATTAGTGTGTTTTGTAGGGCTATCCACAACCAGTCAAGTACTTGTGTCCCttttctgttctcttttttaaagtttaccaAATAGCTGTAGGGTGAGTGGCGATCAAGCAAGTTCTGAAGGAAACGCAAGATGGACAAGACTGCATTGGTCTTCATAATAGGTCACATGCGGTGACAACCATTAAATGGGTTCCACTGGTCAGGGTGATGTCAGGAACCAGAGTTTTGTCCAGCTTCTTTTATCTGAGGCAGCTGATGAAGATGAAACCATTTTTTGTAAACATCATTCTGAGACAGTAATCCATGCTTTCATCACATCccggctggattactgtaactctctttatGTTGGAGTTAGCCAGTCGTCCCTCTCACGACCCTGCTTACtttctgctgcctgccctgaccctcgcctggactcgtTTTGACATCCATCATCTGTGCAAAAACTAAAGTCTGGAGAAAAGTGTGAATCTAAAGCTTTCTTcactttatttctcttttatgtatctatttttatttttattgtgaatttggTCCCTGTTGGGATCTTTTGTATCAGGGCTGCCGGTTTGATCAGTGGTTGTTGCTACAGTGCTTTTTGCGCTATAGTAAAATGaacctcaatccaaatggcaTTTTCCAGTATTGataaatttatttcattttaaaaactatttttttaccgGTATACGTcgattttagtttattttattaacctttatttaacNNNNNNNNNNNNNNNNNNNNNNNNNNNNNNNNNNNNNNNNNNNNNNNNNNNNNNNNNNNNNNNNNNNNNNNNNNNNNNNNNNNNNNNNNNNNNNNNNNNNNNNNNNNNNNNNNAGTTACTAATAAAAGGATATTGATttataacaaaattataaatgactaataaaattgattaataatTTGGTTTGATCTGGTTTGATTGTAGGATTGGAAATCGATTCGATTCAaggttttaaatttgtattttgccttttttttaattatataaaaaaataaatcatatcaTGATAAACAAGAGAACAAAAAAGTCTTCCTTAAGTAATCTGACACAAAGGGatgaatttatttacaaaaatcttCCAGGATGTGGTCAtgagcaaaaatgtcattagaatttttttcatttatgttttctagAAAACATATTGCCTGTAAGACTTAAGCTAAGGTGCTAAATTGATGAagtgacaataaataaataaataagaatgaaAGCCATTTTTTTGGAATGGAAATTCTGACCTCAAACAACAATAACACAGAGAACACAACAGTGACTCTTTCAGGAAATCATGACGAAGCAAAACTTCatggaaaaagctgaagttcaCACTCAACtcaactaagattattttaatcttagacttttgaaaaacttaaaaatataaaattttgggggcaaaatgttttgcatttcCAGCTCTTCAAATCAAACAGATGAGATTAATAAGACATATAATTCTGTGATTTAAtccaaaatgttacatttaataataaaacttaaaacgGCATTTCAATATAATCCAATTTCagtttgtagaatttttttttcaattttttgggtGACAAAAGTgggtgaggagaaaaaaaagtaggtttaGAGGGGACCAAGTGGAAAACGGCACTGTCTGCGAGTGCTTTCAGGGACAAAAGGAGGACATGCATGTGATTACTTCAACTTCTGTGCAGCTTAATGCCAAAATCACCAAAGAGAACAGCAAGAAAAGACCAACTCTACCAAAGAATCCCCTTTACTGTTAGCTTTTagctgcagaaacagaagatGTTCAAGTCCCGTGACatttgaaataatgaaaatgtttgtagcATGTGTTCATTTAGAGAGACTCTGAAAGtctttaaaactgattttcacTTCTGTGTTCTGTTAAAATGAAAGCCCTGAAAGgttaaaatcaatatttctaaaaaaaaaaaaaaaaaagaaaatgtcaaacagttTCTGATCAAAAATCAGACGCAAGTGAAACCCAAgtcagaaaaattaaaacatttattgggcataaatatattatatatacgcTACCGATACAGTTACGTCTTACATACATGGGtagtattt
The genomic region above belongs to Oryzias melastigma strain HK-1 linkage group LG22, ASM292280v2, whole genome shotgun sequence and contains:
- the ghsra gene encoding growth hormone secretagogue receptor a, translated to MRSVRLKVTSAARGSRGPANSCGSSMPPSWHNDSECLLPNCSWEETSNGTRDLEFPLPPLNYYSIPLLAAITAACTLLFLVGVTGNVMTILVVGRYRDMRTTTNLYLCSMAVSDLLIFLCMPLDLYRMWRYRPWRLGDALCKLFQFVSESCTYSTILSITALSVERYLAICFPLRAKALVTKRRVRALIFFLWTVSLLSAGPVFVMVGVERDITEPPNFSSWINGTGLFLDVGDTRECRMTHYAVESGLMEAMVWLSSVFFFMPVFCLTVLYSLIGRRLWQRHRETSVSSRVAHRDKSNRQTIKMLVVVVLAFVLCWLPFHVGRYLQFRSLDAPSPLLSVLSEYCSLVSVVLFYLSAAINPVLYNTMSWKYRGAAARLFGLADSHPARGRTASTVKGDSSIGWTESTISL